One stretch of Arachis hypogaea cultivar Tifrunner chromosome 20, arahy.Tifrunner.gnm2.J5K5, whole genome shotgun sequence DNA includes these proteins:
- the LOC112782990 gene encoding shikimate kinase 1, chloroplastic, with protein sequence MESKAVQRLQFPAMVYSDKGGRTVPSGSLNVSCGFMEHKKLRVFVSVPSTKIQQRKLPLKIACSYNKVPASTLKSESFKTPLSEELILKSKSKEVEPYLSGRCIYLVGMMGSGKTTVGKILSQVLCYSFFDSDTLIEEEVDGTSVADIFKHYGETFFRDKETEVLRKLSMTHRHVISTGGGAVVRPINWKYMHKGVSIWLDVPVEALAQRITAVGTNSRPLLHSEVGDAYTKTFMRLSSLFEERSQAYANANAKVSLENIAAKLGQKDVSDLTPTAIAIEALEQILGFLKSEDGYC encoded by the exons ATGGAATCTAAAGCTGTTCAAAGGTTACAGTTTCCAGCCATGGTGTATTCAGATAAGGGTGGAAGAACAGTACCAAGTGGTTCTCTTAACGTGTCTTGTGGTTTTATGGAACATAAGAAGCTTCGGGTTTTTGTTTCAGTGCCTTCGACGAAGATTCAACAGAGAAAGCTCCCTTTGAAGATTGCATGTTCTTATAACAAAGTTCCAG CTTCAACATTGAAATCTGAAAGCTTTAAGACTCCTCTCAGTGAAGAGTTGATTCTGAAG AGTAAATCCAAAGAGGTGGAGCCGTATTTAAGTGGACGCTGTATATATCTTGTTG GAATGATGGGATCTGGAAAGACAACTGTAGGGAAGATTCTGTCACAAGTGCTTTGTTATTCGTTTTTTGATAG CGATACATTGATTGAGGAGGAGGTTGATGGAACTTCAGTAGCTGATATATTCAAGCACTATGGAGAGACTTTTTTCCGTGATAAAGAG ACTGAGGTGTTGCGGAAGTTGTCAATGACGCATAGACATGTTATATCCACGGGCGGAGGTGCTGTTGTGAGGCCTATTAATTG GAAATATATGCACAAAGGGGTTAGCATATGGTTGGATGTACCTGTAGAAGCATTGGCTCAGAGAATAACAGCTGTAGGAACTAATTCTCGCCCACTTCTACATTCTGAAGTAGGAGATGCATACACTAAG ACTTTCATGCGTTTGTCTTCTCTTTTTGAAGAACGAAGCCAAGCATATGCAAATGCCAATGCCAAGGTCTCCTTGGAAA ATATAGCAGcaaaactgggccaaaaagaTGTATCAGATTTGACTCCAACTGCTATTGCAATTGAG GCTCTGGAACAAATCCTAGGCTTTCTAAAGAGTGAAGATGGATATTGCTAG
- the LOC112783383 gene encoding 4-alpha-glucanotransferase, chloroplastic/amyloplastic isoform X2, with product MNINMALTNLPFCSPPHLHRCTSLTLTRSTTKPTLSVTNCLSLQEPFTASISKLSVGQDLPPNYGDWLPKPDLDNRRRAGILLHPTSFRGPYGIGDLGQEAFRFIDWLHQSGCSLWQVLPLVPPGRKANEEGSPYSGQDANCGNTLLISLEDLVKDGLLEKHELPEPIHAERVNFSLVADLKDPLLTKAAERLISSEGELKTQLESFHRDPNISSWLEDAAYFAAIDDSLNTISWYNWPEPLRNRHLAALEEIYQQKRHFINVFIAQQFLFQRQWQKVRNYAESRGIRIMGDMPIYVGYHSADVWANKNQFILNRKGFPLLVSGVPPDAFSETGQLWGSPLYDWNAMEKEGYSWWIRRIRRAQNLYDEFRIDHFRGLAGFWAVSSAKVAMVGKWKVGPGISFFDAIFRAVGRINITAEDLGVITEDVVQLRKSIGAPGMAVLQFGFGSDAANPHLPHNHECNQVVYTGTHDNDTIQGWWEALKQGEKSNVINYLSLSEPDDISWALIKTALASVAQTTIIPMQDVLGLGSSARMNIPATQFGNWGWRIESSVSFDSLEREAARLKEMLSMYGRC from the exons ATGAACATCAACATGGCTCTCACCAATCTCCCATTCTGTTCTCCACCACATCTCCACCGCTGCACCTCACTCACTCTCACTCGCTCCACCACAAAACCCACTCTTTCCGTAACCAATTGCCTCTCCCTCCAAGAACCCTTTACTGCTTCAATATCTAAACTCAGCGTCGGTCAAGATTTGCCGCCAAATTACGGCGATTGGCTTCCCAAACCTGACCTCGATAATCGCAGAAGAGCCGGAATTCTTCTACATCCGACCTCGTTTCGGGGACCGTACGGCATCGGCGATCTCGGCCAAGAGGCATTTCGTTTCATTGATTGGCTCCATCAATCTGGTTGCTCCCTTTGGCAG GTGCTACCACTTGTGCCTCCTGGCAGAAAGGCTAACGAAGAAGGTTCCCCTTACTCCGGCCag gatgcAAATTGTGGAAACACCTTGCTCATCTCACTGGAGGATCTTGTTAAGGATGGATTATTGGAAAAGCATGAGCTTCCAGAACCCAT TCATGCTGAGCGGGTGAATTTTTCACTTGTTGCTGACCTTAAGGATCCCTTGTTAACTAAA GCTGCAGAGAGGCTGATTTCAAGTGAAGGGGAACTCAAAACACAGCTTGAGAGTTTTCACAGGGACCCTAACATATCAA GCTGGCTTGAAGATGCAGCTTATTTTGCTGCTATTGATGATAGTTTAAATACAATCAGCTGGTACAATTGGCCTGAACCTCTAAGAAACCGCCATCTTGCAGCTCTAGAAGAGATTTATCAACAAAAAAGACACTTC ATAAATGTGTTTATTGCTCAACAGTTCTTGTTCCAAAGGCAATGGCAGAAAGTTCGTAACTATGCAGAGAGTAGGGGAATTAGGATAATGGGAGACATGCCCATATATGTTGGTTACCATAGTGCAGATGTTTGGGCAAATAAGAACCAGTTTATACTG AACAGGAAAGGTTTTCCTCTTTTAGTTAGTGGAGTTCCACCCGATGCATTCAGTGAAACTGGTCAGCTGTGGGGCAG TCCTTTGTATGATTGGAATGCCATGGAGAAAGAAGGATACTCGTGGTGGATACGCCGCATACGCCGTGCACAGAATTTATATGATGAATTTAGGATCGATCACTTTAGAGGACTTGCTGGATTTTGGGCTGTTTCCTCTG CAAAGGTAGCTATGGTTGGAAAGTGGAAG GTAGGACCTGGGATATCCTTCTTTGATGCCATTTTCAGAGCAGTTGGAAGAATTAATATCACAGCAGAAGACTTG GGAGTTATCACAGAGGATGTAGTTCAACTAAGAAAATCCATTGGAGCACCTGGAATGGCAGTCCTCCAGTTTG GGTTTGGAAGTGATGCTGCCAACCCACATTTGCCTCATAATCATGAGTGCAATCAAGTTGTATATACAGGGACTCACGATAATGACACA ATCCAAGGTTGGTGGGAagctttgaagcaaggagaaaaatcAAAT GTGATAAATTATCTCTCACTAAGTGAGCCAGATGACATTTCTTGGGCACTAATCAAGACAGCACTGGCTTCTGTTGCTCAAACAACAATAATACCTATGCAAGATGTTCTTGGACTGGGGAGTTCTGCCAGGATGAACATTCCTGCCACTCAG TTTGGAAACTGGGGTTGGAGGATTGAAAGTTCTGTGAGCTTTGATAGCTTGGAGAGAGAAGCAGCTAGACTTAAAGAGATGCTTTCAATGTACGGCCGATGTTGA
- the LOC112782988 gene encoding F-box/kelch-repeat protein SKIP6, translated as MSSSSSSSSSSESESEPPTGICLIPSLPDDVALNCLARIPRPYHPVLSLVSKPIHSLFSSPHFYHARFLLNSTQHHLYLTLRSRASTLLWFTLHRTPSRILLVPLPSQPSPAIGSAYAVLGSTIYVIGGSINDVPSSHIWLLDCRFHRWRRGPSMRVGREFAAAGVVDGKIYVIGGCVADNWARSANWAEVLDPASEKWERVASPAEVREKWMHASAVVDGKVYAMADRGGIALDPRCGAWESVGTELDLGWRGRACVVDDILYCYDYLGKIKGFDVKSGVWKELKGLHKGLPRFLCGATMADLGGKLVVVWECGGGNGKDMDIWCAEIQVSKKNVELWGEVDWFQKVLSVPKGSSIVHCSSVAL; from the coding sequence ATGTCGtcgtcgtcctcctcctcctcctcttccgaATCGGAATCAGAACCTCCGACGGGCATATGCCTGATCCCCTCCCTACCTGATGACGTGGCACTGAACTGCCTAGCACGCATCCCTAGGCCCTACCACCCCGTCCTCTCCCTTGTCTCGAAGCCCATCCACTCCCTTTTCTCCTCCCCTCACTTTTACCACGCCCGCTTTCTTCTTAACTCCACCCAACACCACCTCTACCTCACGCTCCGCTCACGCGCCTCTACCCTCCTCTGGTTCACCCTCCATCGAACCCCGTCCCGCATCCTCCTCGTCCCGCTCCCCTCTCAACCCTCCCCCGCCATCGGCTCTGCCTACGCCGTTCTCGGTTCCACCATCTACGTCATCGGCGGCTCCATTAACGACGTTCCCTCCTCTCACATCTGGCTCCTCGACTGCCGCTTCCACCGATGGCGACGTGGACCCTCTATGCGCGTCGGCCGCGAGTTCGCCGCTGCGGGAGTCGTCGACGGAAAGATTTACGTCATTGGAGGCTGCGTCGCTGACAATTGGGCCAGGTCGGCCAACTGGGCGGAGGTTCTTGACCCCGCCTCCGAGAAATGGGAGCGCGTGGCGAGCCCCGCGGAGGTTCGGGAGAAGTGGATGCACGCAAGCGCCGTGGTGGACGGCAAGGTGTACGCCATGGCGGATCGCGGCGGCATCGCGTTAGATCCCAGATGCGGCGCTTGGGAGAGCGTGGGAACGGAGCTGGACCTCGGGTGGCGAGGGAGGGCGTGCGTGGTGGATGATATTCTTTATTGCTACGATTACTTGGGGAAGATTAAAGGGTTCGATGTGAAGAGTGGGGTATGGAAAGAGCTGAAGGGGTTGCATAAGGGGTTGCCTCGGTTTCTGTGTGGTGCTACCATGGCTGATTTGGGTGGGAAGTTGGTTGTGGTGTGGGAGTGTGGTGGTGGGAATGGGAAAGACATGGACATTTGGTGTGCTGAGATTCAAGTTAGCAAGAAGAATGTAGAACTGTGGGGTGAGGTTGATTGGTTCCAGAAGGTTCTTTCTGTTCCAAAAGGCTCTTCTATTGTGCACTGTTCTTCAGTTGCTTTGTGA
- the LOC112783383 gene encoding 4-alpha-glucanotransferase, chloroplastic/amyloplastic isoform X1 has protein sequence MNINMALTNLPFCSPPHLHRCTSLTLTRSTTKPTLSVTNCLSLQEPFTASISKLSVGQDLPPNYGDWLPKPDLDNRRRAGILLHPTSFRGPYGIGDLGQEAFRFIDWLHQSGCSLWQVLPLVPPGRKANEEGSPYSGQDANCGNTLLISLEDLVKDGLLEKHELPEPIHAERVNFSLVADLKDPLLTKAAERLISSEGELKTQLESFHRDPNISSWLEDAAYFAAIDDSLNTISWYNWPEPLRNRHLAALEEIYQQKRHFINVFIAQQFLFQRQWQKVRNYAESRGIRIMGDMPIYVGYHSADVWANKNQFILNRKGFPLLVSGVPPDAFSETGQLWGSPLYDWNAMEKEGYSWWIRRIRRAQNLYDEFRIDHFRGLAGFWAVSSAAKVAMVGKWKVGPGISFFDAIFRAVGRINITAEDLGVITEDVVQLRKSIGAPGMAVLQFGFGSDAANPHLPHNHECNQVVYTGTHDNDTIQGWWEALKQGEKSNVINYLSLSEPDDISWALIKTALASVAQTTIIPMQDVLGLGSSARMNIPATQFGNWGWRIESSVSFDSLEREAARLKEMLSMYGRC, from the exons ATGAACATCAACATGGCTCTCACCAATCTCCCATTCTGTTCTCCACCACATCTCCACCGCTGCACCTCACTCACTCTCACTCGCTCCACCACAAAACCCACTCTTTCCGTAACCAATTGCCTCTCCCTCCAAGAACCCTTTACTGCTTCAATATCTAAACTCAGCGTCGGTCAAGATTTGCCGCCAAATTACGGCGATTGGCTTCCCAAACCTGACCTCGATAATCGCAGAAGAGCCGGAATTCTTCTACATCCGACCTCGTTTCGGGGACCGTACGGCATCGGCGATCTCGGCCAAGAGGCATTTCGTTTCATTGATTGGCTCCATCAATCTGGTTGCTCCCTTTGGCAG GTGCTACCACTTGTGCCTCCTGGCAGAAAGGCTAACGAAGAAGGTTCCCCTTACTCCGGCCag gatgcAAATTGTGGAAACACCTTGCTCATCTCACTGGAGGATCTTGTTAAGGATGGATTATTGGAAAAGCATGAGCTTCCAGAACCCAT TCATGCTGAGCGGGTGAATTTTTCACTTGTTGCTGACCTTAAGGATCCCTTGTTAACTAAA GCTGCAGAGAGGCTGATTTCAAGTGAAGGGGAACTCAAAACACAGCTTGAGAGTTTTCACAGGGACCCTAACATATCAA GCTGGCTTGAAGATGCAGCTTATTTTGCTGCTATTGATGATAGTTTAAATACAATCAGCTGGTACAATTGGCCTGAACCTCTAAGAAACCGCCATCTTGCAGCTCTAGAAGAGATTTATCAACAAAAAAGACACTTC ATAAATGTGTTTATTGCTCAACAGTTCTTGTTCCAAAGGCAATGGCAGAAAGTTCGTAACTATGCAGAGAGTAGGGGAATTAGGATAATGGGAGACATGCCCATATATGTTGGTTACCATAGTGCAGATGTTTGGGCAAATAAGAACCAGTTTATACTG AACAGGAAAGGTTTTCCTCTTTTAGTTAGTGGAGTTCCACCCGATGCATTCAGTGAAACTGGTCAGCTGTGGGGCAG TCCTTTGTATGATTGGAATGCCATGGAGAAAGAAGGATACTCGTGGTGGATACGCCGCATACGCCGTGCACAGAATTTATATGATGAATTTAGGATCGATCACTTTAGAGGACTTGCTGGATTTTGGGCTGTTTCCTCTG CAGCAAAGGTAGCTATGGTTGGAAAGTGGAAG GTAGGACCTGGGATATCCTTCTTTGATGCCATTTTCAGAGCAGTTGGAAGAATTAATATCACAGCAGAAGACTTG GGAGTTATCACAGAGGATGTAGTTCAACTAAGAAAATCCATTGGAGCACCTGGAATGGCAGTCCTCCAGTTTG GGTTTGGAAGTGATGCTGCCAACCCACATTTGCCTCATAATCATGAGTGCAATCAAGTTGTATATACAGGGACTCACGATAATGACACA ATCCAAGGTTGGTGGGAagctttgaagcaaggagaaaaatcAAAT GTGATAAATTATCTCTCACTAAGTGAGCCAGATGACATTTCTTGGGCACTAATCAAGACAGCACTGGCTTCTGTTGCTCAAACAACAATAATACCTATGCAAGATGTTCTTGGACTGGGGAGTTCTGCCAGGATGAACATTCCTGCCACTCAG TTTGGAAACTGGGGTTGGAGGATTGAAAGTTCTGTGAGCTTTGATAGCTTGGAGAGAGAAGCAGCTAGACTTAAAGAGATGCTTTCAATGTACGGCCGATGTTGA